A stretch of the Acyrthosiphon pisum isolate AL4f chromosome A2, pea_aphid_22Mar2018_4r6ur, whole genome shotgun sequence genome encodes the following:
- the LOC100169189 gene encoding zinc finger protein 2-like, whose translation MEPLSPSINNSAINSKYDYILNSSRVLTIPLVRSDDPVVNRPIKQECIVKTEYNDDQVFNKIIKQETIGVTDHNNDQLVTGSICKTEEEVNDILPKIKIEKDIIESFEFEGTVLNESHPSELIICMDLNKKSNLMEKPLTFNACNIKVSKLRKLPVNKKFQTGGKHHICIICDKLFKTKSHLTRHVKIHTSNKKELFICGICNKSCRNRSYLKKHILFHNDPKPYKCDICDKKFSFKSSLTEHTRTHTGERPYQCSYCDKRFATSNSLQYHRRTHTGEKPYQCDYCDKRFTSSSTLSWHKRIHTGVKHYSCATCRNSYSTKVRLKTHIMKYHTGELMQYKCDICDKSFYREYQLKSHTNIHTGIKPYKCGICAKGFFHSANLTVHSFIHTGEKRYMCGTCDKGYYQKSELKKHIRTHTDDRPYKCDICDKRFFIEDHLIKHTRTHTGEKPYRCDICDKGFTQQGALNYHKITHTQEKSFQCDICDKRFARKDGLRRHSVTHTGKKPYKCDFCGKEFSLSQYLKDHTRIHTGEKPYECGVCAKRFYALSNLISHRRIHRKKTMKM comes from the exons ATGGAACCATTAAGTCCATCAATTAATAATTCTGCAATAAATTCCAA gtatgattatatattaaacagttcGAGAGTGTTGACAATTCCACTTGTTAGATCCGATGATCCAGTAGTTAATAGACCTATTAAACAAGAATGTATTGTAAAGACAGAGTATAATGACGatcaagtatttaataaaattattaaacaggaAACTATTGGTGTTACAGACCATAATAATGATCAGTTAGTCACAgg atctaTATGTAAAACTGAAGAAGAAGTAAACGACATTTTacccaaaataaaaattgaaaaagataTAATTGAGAGTTTTGAATTTGAAGGAACAGTGCTCAACGAAAGTCACCCTTCGGAACTCATTATTTGTATGGATTTGAACAAGAAATCTAACTTAATGGAAAAGCCTTTAACATTCAATGCGTGTAATATTAAAGTTTCAAAATTGAGAAAATTGCCAGTTAATAAGAAATTTCAAACTGGAGGTAAACACCACATATGCATTATctgtgataaattatttaagacaaAATCACATTTGACTAGACACGTAAAGATTCATACCAGTAATAAAAAAGAGCTATTCATTTGTGGCATTTGTAATAAATCATGTCGTAATAGATCATATTTGAAAAAACACATACTGTTTCATAATGATCCTAAGCCGTATAAATGTGATATCTGTGataaaaagttttcttttaaatcaTCCTTAACAGAGCATACAAGAACACATACTGGAGAAAGGCCTTATCAATGTAGTTACTGTGATAAAAGGTTTGCTACCTCGAATTCTTTACAATATCATAGAAGAACACATACTGGGGAAAAACCATATCAATGTGATTACTGCGATAAAAGGTTTACTTCATCGTCAACTTTATCATGGCATAAGAGAATACATACTGGAGTAAAGCACTATAGTTGTGCTACATGTCGTAATTCGTATTCCACAAAAGTCAGATTAAAAACccatattatgaaatatcatACTGGTGaattaatgcaatataaatGTGATATCTGTGATAAGAGTTTTTATCGAGAATATCAGTTAAAAAGCCACACTAATATACATACAGGTATAAAGCCATATAAATGTGGTATCTGTGCTAAAGGATTTTTTCATTCAGCAAATTTAACAGTGCATTCATTTATACACACAGGGGAAAAACGATATATGTGTGGTACTTGTGATAAAGGATAttatcaaaaatcagaattaaaaaaacatataaggACACATACAGATGACAGACCATATAAATGTGATATCTGTGATAAACGGTTTTTTATTGAAGACCATTTAATAAAGCATACTAGAACACATACTGGTGAAAAGCCATATAGATGTGATATCTGTGATAAAGGTTTTACTCAACAAGGAGCtttaaattatcacaaaatTACACATACTCAAGAAAAGTCATTTCAATGTGATATCTGTGATAAAAGGTTTGCTAGAAAAGATGGTTTAAGAAGGCATTCAGTGACACATACTGGCAAAAAGCCATATAAATGTGATTTCTGTGGTAAAGAGTTTTCTctttcacaatatttaaaagatcaTACAAGGATACATACAGGAGAAAAACCATATGAATGTGGTGTCTGTGCTAAAAGATTTTATgcattatcaaatttaatatcgcATAGACGGATACACAGAAAAAAAACGATGAAAATGTGA